A portion of the Limosilactobacillus reuteri genome contains these proteins:
- a CDS encoding ComGF family competence protein, whose product MNLESTITWHLFLRELESVNHRFELMEARDDRLLLYSQTTDQKYELRENHALYLTCQNKGGYMPLLDNIKNHEYSFTQLDSQRVLIKVTRKDGEKASAIVKFYPPK is encoded by the coding sequence ATGAATTTAGAATCAACGATCACTTGGCATTTGTTTTTACGGGAATTAGAATCGGTCAATCATCGTTTTGAATTAATGGAGGCCCGTGATGATCGGTTATTGCTGTACAGTCAGACAACTGATCAAAAGTATGAATTAAGAGAAAACCATGCTCTATACCTAACGTGTCAGAATAAAGGTGGTTATATGCCATTGTTAGATAACATTAAGAATCATGAATACTCGTTTACGCAACTTGATTCTCAAAGAGTATTGATTAAAGTGACAAGGAAGGATGGAGAGAAAGCAAGTGCAATTGTTAAGTTTTATCCGCCAAAATAA
- a CDS encoding type II secretion system F family protein has translation MNGQKLFSRLRKMEKLRRILHVNTNKVKFNHQQQANFFLLLADLLSVGFSIREALGFIKAVEPKLAPWLAFIDSRMQKGASFAQSLQPEVKDDLFYQLLLAEKHGNLTKTLSEVGKILTARERQRKKLFSLLQYPLILLGMLGMVICGLILFVFPELKVWQGERQTLPLIHMITLGATYLFTVIFISAVFQWLRWHQMNKEQRLIKICTMPIIGKCYCYYFQYYLTSILGSMLQQGLSLAEICEITQSFDRKSILYIFGNKIMTTIQRDGDISEVVATYSFLPNELIVFMNKGATRENMGRDLIVFANLKFKALTTAIEHLLIFVQPVIFSIIAIIIVILYLSILLPIYHSFQGVY, from the coding sequence ATGAATGGTCAAAAGCTCTTCAGCAGGCTGCGGAAAATGGAAAAATTACGGAGAATACTGCACGTCAATACCAACAAGGTTAAATTCAATCATCAGCAACAAGCAAATTTTTTCCTTTTATTAGCAGATTTGTTAAGTGTTGGTTTTTCTATCAGAGAAGCACTTGGTTTTATCAAGGCTGTCGAACCGAAGCTAGCTCCTTGGCTTGCTTTTATAGACAGCCGAATGCAAAAGGGAGCAAGTTTTGCCCAGAGCCTGCAGCCAGAAGTAAAAGACGATTTATTTTATCAATTACTATTAGCAGAAAAGCATGGTAATTTAACAAAAACATTGAGTGAAGTAGGAAAGATACTTACAGCACGAGAACGGCAACGAAAAAAATTGTTTAGTCTCCTGCAATATCCGCTAATTCTTTTAGGAATGTTAGGAATGGTGATCTGTGGATTAATTTTGTTTGTTTTTCCAGAATTGAAGGTCTGGCAAGGCGAGAGGCAAACTTTGCCGCTGATTCACATGATTACGTTAGGAGCAACTTATCTTTTTACCGTTATCTTTATTAGCGCCGTATTTCAGTGGCTAAGATGGCATCAAATGAATAAGGAACAACGGCTAATTAAGATCTGTACAATGCCAATAATCGGTAAATGTTATTGTTATTATTTTCAATATTATTTAACTAGTATATTAGGATCAATGTTGCAACAAGGATTATCGTTGGCTGAAATTTGTGAGATTACCCAGAGCTTTGATAGAAAATCAATTCTTTATATTTTTGGTAACAAAATAATGACTACTATTCAACGTGATGGAGATATTTCAGAAGTGGTGGCTACCTACTCTTTTCTCCCTAATGAATTAATCGTTTTTATGAATAAGGGGGCGACCAGGGAAAATATGGGACGGGATTTAATTGTTTTCGCAAATTTAAAATTTAAGGCCCTCACAACTGCAATTGAACATTTATTGATTTTTGTTCAACCAGTTATCTTTAGCATTATTGCAATCATAATTGTTATTTTATATCTTAGTATCCTATTGCCAATTTATCATTCATTCCAAGGAGTTTATTAA
- a CDS encoding IS30 family transposase codes for MTYTHLTTNELTIIAHSFVQKLKAYRVAQMIKRCAETVYRVYRYLETGASIADYQDHYMRNKQRCGRKRTQLSLAELTYINDKIAQGWTPDTIIGRAERPISCNRRTLYRMFERGQFGFDVRSLPMRGKRHPNGYVERRGKAGQLGRSIHERAKDFPHYATEFGHLEADTVQGKKHQGAVMTLTERQSKVEIVLNVHEKTADAINQHLSQWLRKFPRHFFKSITFDNGKEFAGWREIANQFDLHTYFAEVGAPNQRGLNENNNGLLRRDGLTKQLDFRNLPDELVTQLMSKRNNLPRKSLGYRTPYEVFMSYVTDEQLFSF; via the coding sequence ATGACTTACACCCATCTTACCACAAACGAGCTGACAATCATCGCCCATTCTTTCGTGCAAAAGCTTAAAGCGTACCGAGTGGCCCAAATGATCAAACGTTGCGCCGAAACCGTTTATCGCGTTTATCGTTACCTGGAAACCGGTGCCTCAATTGCTGATTATCAAGATCACTATATGCGCAATAAGCAACGTTGTGGCCGAAAACGTACTCAGTTGTCACTGGCTGAACTCACTTATATCAACGACAAAATTGCCCAGGGGTGGACGCCTGATACCATTATTGGGCGCGCTGAGCGCCCAATTAGTTGTAACCGGCGAACTCTTTACCGGATGTTTGAACGTGGCCAGTTCGGCTTCGATGTCCGTTCCTTGCCGATGCGAGGTAAGCGGCACCCGAATGGCTATGTCGAGCGCCGTGGGAAGGCTGGCCAATTGGGGCGAAGTATTCACGAGCGTGCCAAGGACTTTCCGCACTATGCCACTGAATTTGGGCACCTTGAAGCTGATACCGTCCAAGGCAAAAAGCACCAAGGGGCGGTAATGACCCTGACCGAACGCCAATCGAAGGTCGAAATTGTACTCAATGTGCACGAAAAGACGGCTGATGCGATTAACCAACACTTAAGTCAGTGGCTTCGGAAATTCCCGCGGCACTTCTTCAAATCGATTACCTTTGACAACGGAAAAGAATTCGCCGGCTGGCGCGAGATTGCCAATCAATTTGACCTTCACACTTACTTTGCCGAGGTTGGTGCTCCCAATCAACGAGGGCTGAACGAAAACAACAACGGTCTTTTACGCCGGGATGGCTTAACGAAACAGCTAGATTTCCGCAATCTTCCTGATGAATTGGTAACCCAACTGATGAGTAAGCGAAATAACCTGCCCCGTAAATCACTAGGCTATCGAACTCCATATGAAGTATTCATGTCTTACGTCACTGATGAGCAACTATTTTCTTTCTAA
- a CDS encoding prepilin-type N-terminal cleavage/methylation domain-containing protein, which produces MKILKKKQSGFTLLEAIIVLGIAALLLLITIPNFTKTRQKMAEEQFWQSLRQDWQWAQLKCENKHQFVVIRHDKNNEMITFRINDQTRETKEILIPSTLNVEWFGELYLTPNGYTRPCTQRFKSLIDGRYYYMKIQLGWGGYRIEKR; this is translated from the coding sequence ATGAAAATTTTAAAGAAAAAACAATCAGGCTTCACCTTGCTCGAAGCCATCATTGTTTTAGGGATAGCGGCCCTCCTTTTACTAATTACAATTCCAAATTTTACAAAAACGCGTCAAAAAATGGCTGAAGAACAATTTTGGCAATCATTGCGTCAAGATTGGCAGTGGGCGCAATTAAAGTGTGAGAATAAACATCAATTTGTTGTAATTCGCCACGACAAAAATAACGAAATGATTACTTTTCGCATAAATGATCAAACAAGAGAAACAAAAGAAATTCTTATTCCCTCGACACTGAATGTTGAGTGGTTTGGTGAACTTTATCTTACGCCAAATGGCTATACGCGTCCCTGTACCCAGCGTTTTAAATCATTAATCGATGGCCGCTATTACTACATGAAGATTCAATTAGGATGGGGAGGATACCGAATTGAGAAACGCTAA
- a CDS encoding class I SAM-dependent methyltransferase translates to MTQKTPQQLFELFDKATEILQAALNCSYLDALLENAENIIDNNTVRVDDGVPDEKTVNELQKIYQELNLQNVKPEIIRQIIQLSFLKVIRKDAIQANHQMTPDTIGLIMAFLIEKVTKIKEIKNVFDPAVGTANLLTTVMNQLKVNGDKDIVGYGIDNDEDMLEVASVSTELQHLNVKLYHQDAVTALDIPQCDLAISDLPIGYYPLDENAKNYQTRAKEGHSYVHHLLIEQSMNYLKPGAFGVFLVPSSLFQTKESQSFVKWIQSVAYLQGLINLPAELFANPNAQKSILLLQRQGGDSKQAVKVLLGEFPSFKDKEKFASFMDDISKWVTTNLR, encoded by the coding sequence CTGACACAGAAAACACCACAGCAATTATTTGAGCTTTTTGATAAGGCCACTGAAATTTTACAAGCAGCGTTAAATTGTTCGTATTTAGATGCGCTATTAGAAAACGCAGAAAATATTATTGACAATAATACTGTTCGTGTTGATGACGGTGTTCCTGATGAAAAAACTGTAAATGAATTGCAGAAAATATACCAAGAATTAAATTTACAAAATGTGAAGCCAGAAATTATCCGGCAAATTATCCAGCTGAGTTTTTTGAAAGTAATTCGAAAAGACGCAATTCAGGCTAATCATCAAATGACTCCTGATACAATTGGCTTAATCATGGCTTTCTTAATTGAAAAGGTTACAAAAATCAAGGAGATTAAGAATGTTTTTGATCCAGCCGTTGGGACAGCTAATTTATTAACGACTGTTATGAATCAGCTTAAAGTAAATGGAGATAAAGACATCGTTGGTTACGGAATAGATAATGACGAAGATATGTTGGAAGTTGCGAGCGTAAGTACAGAATTACAACACCTTAATGTAAAGTTGTATCATCAAGATGCTGTAACCGCTTTGGATATTCCTCAATGTGATTTAGCTATTTCTGATTTGCCAATTGGTTACTATCCGCTTGATGAAAACGCCAAAAACTATCAAACACGGGCTAAAGAGGGTCATTCATATGTTCACCATTTGTTGATTGAACAATCTATGAATTATCTTAAGCCCGGTGCATTTGGGGTATTCTTAGTGCCTAGTAGCTTGTTCCAAACTAAAGAATCACAATCATTTGTTAAATGGATTCAGTCTGTTGCTTATTTACAAGGACTTATCAATTTACCAGCGGAACTTTTTGCTAATCCGAATGCGCAAAAATCAATTTTGTTATTGCAGCGCCAAGGCGGAGATAGTAAACAAGCAGTTAAAGTTTTGCTGGGTGAGTTTCCTTCATTTAAGGATAAAGAAAAATTTGCTTCATTCATGGATGATATTAGTAAATGGGTAACAACGAATTTACGTTAA
- the comGA gene encoding competence type IV pilus ATPase ComGA gives MPSFEEELTRIIRKQPSDLYILPHDRYYQLSLAIKGILFPFKQVTRDYGQRFISYLKYCANMAVSEHRRPQLGAFKFTYGHQKINLRLSSVGDYQGRESLVIRFIYPLNDIRFNFLIPHQWEILQKYRQQRGLILFAGPMGAGKTTTMYQLARQLLPKQIVLTIEDPVEIDHPGFIQLQVNELAGMDYESLLKLGLRHRPDVFIIGEIRDSQTAAMSVQAALSGHLVLGTIHAQNAYGVVSRLQQLGIDSYYLKQVLTAVSYQRLIPLVNGEQAILCDLLNRHQFSDLLNGTKKGGMSDEWSKALQQAAENGKITENTARQYQQG, from the coding sequence ATGCCGAGTTTTGAAGAAGAATTAACAAGAATAATTCGCAAGCAACCGAGTGACCTATACATCTTACCTCATGATAGGTATTATCAATTATCCTTAGCGATAAAGGGGATCCTATTTCCTTTTAAACAGGTTACACGTGACTATGGTCAACGTTTTATCTCATACTTAAAATATTGCGCCAATATGGCAGTTAGTGAGCATCGACGACCCCAGCTAGGCGCTTTTAAATTTACTTATGGTCACCAAAAGATCAATTTACGTTTATCAAGTGTTGGTGATTATCAAGGGAGGGAATCACTAGTTATTCGCTTTATATATCCCCTTAATGATATTAGGTTTAATTTTTTAATTCCTCATCAGTGGGAAATATTACAGAAGTACCGTCAACAAAGAGGTTTGATTCTTTTTGCCGGGCCAATGGGGGCTGGTAAAACAACTACCATGTATCAGCTTGCTCGACAGCTATTGCCGAAACAAATTGTATTAACAATTGAGGATCCCGTAGAAATTGATCATCCGGGATTTATCCAATTGCAAGTAAATGAATTAGCGGGAATGGACTATGAAAGTTTATTAAAATTGGGATTACGGCATCGCCCAGATGTGTTTATCATTGGAGAAATCCGTGATTCACAGACAGCGGCGATGTCAGTCCAAGCCGCATTAAGTGGTCACTTAGTTTTGGGAACTATCCATGCTCAAAATGCTTATGGCGTTGTTTCTCGTCTTCAACAATTAGGGATAGATTCTTATTATCTTAAGCAAGTATTAACGGCGGTATCTTATCAGCGTTTAATTCCGTTGGTGAATGGAGAACAAGCCATCTTATGTGACCTGTTAAATCGGCATCAATTTAGTGATTTGCTCAATGGCACCAAGAAAGGAGGAATGTCTGATGAATGGTCAAAAGCTCTTCAGCAGGCTGCGGAAAATGGAAAAATTACGGAGAATACTGCACGTCAATACCAACAAGGTTAA